From Sinorhizobium sp. RAC02, a single genomic window includes:
- a CDS encoding sugar phosphate isomerase/epimerase translates to MSKIGVHSFVWSAGSSRGELEKALENTHRLGYKLIEFSYLDPQQVDVKWLASRIRELGLDVAISMGLPPEGDISSDDASVVANGTDILDRAVALVRDLGGTKLAGILSSAHGKQEHALTRKSWDTSVSALSKVADRARAAGVTLNLEIVNRFESNMLNTAAQGMAYILDTGASNVLLHLDTFHMNIEEADVGLAIRHAADKIGYIHIGESHRGYLGTGTIDFAAIFDALVAIGWDDYVTFESFSTTIVDKDLSLKTAIWRNLWDDNIALARHAHCFIELGLETARLKGELVCQAHLPI, encoded by the coding sequence ATGTCGAAAATCGGGGTCCATTCCTTCGTCTGGAGCGCTGGCTCCTCGCGCGGCGAGCTTGAAAAGGCGCTCGAGAACACGCACAGGCTTGGCTACAAGCTCATCGAATTCTCCTATCTCGATCCGCAGCAGGTCGATGTGAAATGGCTTGCCAGCCGCATTCGGGAACTCGGCCTCGACGTGGCGATCAGCATGGGGCTTCCGCCGGAAGGCGATATTTCGAGCGATGACGCCTCGGTGGTCGCCAACGGCACGGATATTCTCGACAGGGCGGTGGCGCTCGTGCGCGATCTCGGCGGCACGAAGCTCGCCGGCATCTTGAGTTCCGCACACGGCAAGCAGGAACATGCGCTGACCCGCAAAAGCTGGGACACCAGCGTCTCGGCACTCTCCAAGGTGGCGGACAGAGCCAGGGCCGCCGGCGTCACGCTCAATCTGGAGATCGTCAACCGCTTCGAAAGCAATATGTTGAACACCGCGGCGCAGGGCATGGCCTATATCCTCGATACGGGCGCATCGAACGTGCTGCTGCATCTCGATACCTTCCACATGAACATCGAGGAGGCCGATGTCGGCCTCGCCATCCGTCACGCCGCCGACAAGATCGGCTATATCCATATCGGTGAAAGCCACCGTGGTTACCTCGGCACTGGCACCATCGATTTTGCCGCGATCTTCGATGCACTAGTGGCGATCGGCTGGGACGACTATGTCACCTTCGAATCTTTTTCCACGACGATCGTCGACAAGGACCTGTCGCTGAAGACGGCGATCTGGCGCAATCTCTGGGACGACAACATTGCACTCGCCCGCCACGCCCACTGTTTCATCGAGCTGGGTCTGGAGACGGCGCGTCTCAAGGGCGAGCTCGTTTGCCAAGCCCACCTCCCCATCTAG
- a CDS encoding ABC transporter substrate-binding protein, with product MRLMSTLLVGTAMAAALAMPAAAKDLNKIGISVGLLGNPFFVATIKGIEDRAKEINPNVEVISVSADYDLNKQVSQVDNFIAAGVDIIMLNAVDAKAITPAVKKAQAAGIVVAAFDVSAPGADVTVMTNNVKAGEEACNYIADKLGNKGDVVIINGPASSSILERVQGCKDALGKHADIKILSDDQNGQGSRDGGLAVMQGLLTRFDKIDAVFAINDPTAIGAELAAKQLNRSEFFFTAVDGAPDIETSLASGNSMIKASASQDPYVMAGQALKLGVEVLNGTKPAEPVVLLDPQLITADNVKDYKGWTAAR from the coding sequence ATGCGTCTTATGTCCACGTTGCTCGTCGGCACCGCCATGGCTGCCGCGCTCGCCATGCCCGCAGCCGCCAAGGACCTCAACAAGATCGGCATTTCGGTCGGTCTTCTCGGCAACCCGTTCTTCGTCGCCACCATCAAGGGCATCGAGGACCGCGCCAAGGAAATCAATCCGAATGTCGAAGTCATCTCGGTCTCGGCCGACTACGACCTCAACAAGCAGGTCTCGCAGGTCGATAACTTCATTGCCGCCGGTGTCGACATCATCATGCTGAATGCCGTCGATGCAAAGGCCATTACGCCCGCCGTGAAGAAGGCGCAGGCCGCCGGCATCGTGGTCGCCGCCTTCGACGTCTCCGCCCCCGGCGCCGACGTCACCGTCATGACCAACAACGTCAAGGCCGGCGAAGAAGCCTGCAACTACATCGCCGACAAGCTTGGCAACAAGGGTGACGTCGTCATCATCAACGGCCCGGCCTCCTCCTCGATCCTCGAACGCGTTCAGGGCTGCAAGGATGCGCTCGGCAAACATGCCGACATAAAGATACTCTCCGACGACCAGAACGGCCAGGGCTCGCGCGACGGCGGCCTTGCCGTGATGCAGGGCCTGCTCACCCGCTTCGACAAGATCGACGCCGTCTTCGCGATCAACGATCCGACCGCGATCGGCGCCGAACTCGCCGCCAAGCAGCTGAACCGCAGCGAATTCTTCTTCACCGCCGTGGATGGCGCGCCGGATATCGAAACGTCGCTTGCCAGCGGCAATTCGATGATCAAGGCATCGGCATCGCAGGATCCCTATGTCATGGCCGGCCAGGCACTGAAGCTCGGCGTCGAGGTTCTGAACGGCACCAAGCCGGCTGAGCCGGTCGTTCTGCTCGATCCGCAGCTGATCACGGCTGATAACGTCAAGGATTACAAGGGCTGGACCGCAGCCCGCTAA
- a CDS encoding S8 family serine peptidase — protein sequence MKSISYRLRACCAIALLMSSAASAQDFQAEFNSQWGLRMIGVDKALKKGLDGKGVRVGVADTGLQIGDKLHPELVGRYRGLGTDGFGGSLDDDNGHGTHVAGIIAANRDGKGMMGVASGSEIVALRVLLDDASLEEQQVAAESAYRYALKQGVRIFNASYGYPGPFTDYSPDMIESFAAKELNAYREVVNAGGVMVVAAGNDSWSVPSVPGALPMFFPELQRGWMTVAAVDPAGELAWYSQRCGGGAKYFCISAPGGDHFYGEEGLINSTWLDETYLGEQGTSMAAPHVTGALAIAKQLYPNASEQELAQLVFQTATDIGDAGLDDIYGWGLLNVGNLVTTNEAEAGVIYTQAAWSHATTVNRIADVIESHSAQAGTNGYGLWLTPFASRSSLSLGNAGLSGDYTTGGLIGGIDYALDDRWTVGAAVGFSQNRFAADNGNHAEDTSYHAAPYIAFDDDTFFANATLGASFFSGKTRRVRAPGMDDTILGLAGLDVAGDQSDRALWATTRIGSHFAFDDLKVSPYVFSRMVRQHLGGVNETGTSVLVLSAASATATTGEVGVGMKVSTAPVALSGLDVTPSLNIAYGRSFGDFKRKLELMGSPIVSKIDPDKNRVALETDLLFAHSTSALEGKLSYRASLNSDAVSHTIAATIDMRF from the coding sequence ATGAAATCGATTTCTTATCGTCTGCGGGCGTGCTGCGCCATCGCATTGCTCATGTCGTCTGCCGCCAGCGCACAGGATTTCCAGGCCGAGTTCAACAGCCAATGGGGCCTGCGCATGATCGGCGTCGACAAGGCGCTCAAAAAGGGCCTCGACGGCAAGGGCGTTCGGGTAGGTGTGGCCGATACGGGCCTGCAGATCGGCGACAAGCTGCACCCTGAACTGGTCGGCCGCTACCGCGGCCTCGGCACCGATGGCTTTGGCGGCAGCCTCGACGATGACAATGGTCATGGAACCCATGTGGCGGGTATCATCGCCGCCAACCGGGACGGCAAAGGCATGATGGGCGTTGCCTCGGGCTCCGAGATTGTCGCCTTGAGAGTCCTGCTGGATGATGCTTCTCTCGAAGAACAGCAGGTCGCAGCAGAAAGCGCCTACCGCTATGCCCTCAAGCAGGGTGTGCGCATTTTCAACGCGTCCTATGGCTATCCCGGCCCGTTCACCGACTACAGCCCGGACATGATCGAGTCTTTCGCTGCCAAGGAACTCAATGCCTATCGCGAAGTCGTCAATGCGGGCGGTGTGATGGTGGTGGCCGCAGGCAACGACAGCTGGTCGGTGCCAAGCGTTCCAGGCGCCCTGCCGATGTTCTTTCCCGAATTGCAACGCGGCTGGATGACTGTCGCCGCTGTCGATCCCGCAGGAGAACTCGCCTGGTATTCACAACGCTGTGGCGGTGGCGCAAAATATTTCTGCATTTCCGCACCAGGCGGAGACCATTTCTACGGTGAAGAGGGCCTGATCAACTCAACTTGGCTCGACGAAACGTATCTCGGCGAGCAGGGCACGTCCATGGCCGCACCGCACGTGACAGGTGCGCTCGCCATTGCCAAGCAGCTTTATCCCAATGCCAGCGAACAAGAGCTTGCCCAGCTGGTGTTCCAGACGGCCACCGATATCGGTGACGCCGGTCTGGATGACATCTACGGCTGGGGCCTGCTCAATGTCGGCAACCTGGTGACGACCAACGAGGCCGAAGCCGGCGTGATCTATACGCAGGCGGCCTGGTCTCATGCAACGACCGTGAACCGGATTGCCGATGTGATTGAAAGCCATTCGGCGCAAGCCGGAACGAATGGCTACGGCCTCTGGCTCACCCCGTTTGCCAGCCGGTCAAGCCTTTCGCTTGGAAACGCCGGCCTCTCCGGCGATTACACGACCGGCGGCCTGATCGGCGGTATCGACTATGCGCTCGACGATCGCTGGACGGTGGGTGCAGCCGTCGGCTTCAGCCAGAACCGGTTCGCCGCCGATAATGGCAACCACGCCGAAGATACGTCCTATCATGCGGCACCCTACATCGCCTTTGACGACGACACGTTCTTTGCCAATGCCACACTCGGTGCCAGCTTCTTCTCCGGCAAGACGCGCCGTGTACGGGCGCCGGGCATGGACGATACGATCCTCGGTCTTGCGGGTCTCGACGTCGCCGGCGATCAGAGCGACCGGGCTTTGTGGGCGACCACGCGGATCGGCAGCCATTTTGCGTTCGATGACCTGAAGGTCTCCCCCTATGTCTTCAGCCGGATGGTGCGCCAGCATCTGGGTGGCGTGAATGAAACCGGGACCAGCGTTCTCGTGCTGAGCGCGGCCAGCGCAACCGCGACGACCGGCGAAGTCGGCGTCGGCATGAAAGTCAGCACGGCACCCGTCGCGTTGAGCGGCCTCGACGTGACGCCCTCCTTGAACATCGCCTACGGCCGCAGCTTCGGCGACTTCAAGCGCAAGCTCGAGCTCATGGGGTCTCCGATAGTCAGCAAGATCGATCCGGATAAAAACCGTGTGGCCCTGGAGACGGACTTGCTGTTCGCCCACTCGACCTCGGCGCTGGAAGGCAAGCTGAGCTACCGCGCCAGCCTAAACAGCGACGCCGTCAGCCACACAATCGCAGCGACCATCGACATGAGGTTCTAA